One segment of Verrucomicrobiota bacterium DNA contains the following:
- a CDS encoding glycosyltransferase — MKFSVITPCYNRRDYIAEAVDSVLAQGYADFEHWIIDAGSNDGTLEVLGRYPHLKVVSEPDRGVYDGMNKGLCRASGDVVVLLNSDDILTPGAFHLAAGLLGSTVGTMLVSGGCEIFRTTAAGREVVMHRYLNPRHYQLSLKNVTVGHPLINARFFRRKVFEQIGLFDLRYPIAADRDFLIRAALRGLPDAPVTRLLYRYRWHAGSLTMNAGNASLLQGMQDGLEIARHYLSAGRLAPADAAHFKQWRRESLANEVMIHAVNGALPTAVTTAMRSVAREPLTAVTLARLGTLAVYRRLRTWNRLRQAHDEA; from the coding sequence GTGAAATTTTCGGTCATCACGCCGTGTTATAACCGGCGCGATTACATCGCCGAGGCCGTCGACAGCGTCCTTGCCCAAGGTTATGCGGATTTCGAACATTGGATCATTGACGCCGGATCGAACGACGGCACCCTGGAGGTGCTCGGACGCTATCCCCACCTGAAAGTGGTGTCAGAGCCGGACCGCGGGGTGTACGACGGCATGAACAAGGGCCTCTGCCGTGCGAGCGGGGATGTCGTGGTGCTGCTGAATTCTGATGACATCCTGACCCCCGGGGCGTTTCATTTGGCGGCCGGGCTCCTCGGCAGCACCGTCGGTACCATGCTGGTCTCCGGAGGTTGCGAAATTTTCCGGACGACCGCGGCGGGACGTGAAGTGGTCATGCACCGGTACCTGAACCCGCGGCACTACCAGCTTTCACTGAAAAATGTGACGGTAGGGCACCCGTTAATCAACGCGCGTTTTTTCCGTCGCAAAGTTTTCGAGCAGATCGGGCTTTTTGACCTGCGGTACCCGATTGCGGCCGACCGCGATTTTCTGATCCGGGCGGCGCTTCGCGGTCTGCCTGACGCGCCGGTCACGCGCCTGCTTTACCGTTATCGTTGGCACGCAGGTTCACTTACGATGAACGCGGGAAATGCTTCGCTCCTGCAAGGGATGCAGGATGGGCTGGAGATCGCACGGCACTACCTTTCGGCAGGCCGGTTGGCGCCCGCGGACGCCGCGCACTTCAAACAATGGCGCCGTGAATCGCTTGCGAACGAGGTCATGATCCATGCCGTCAATGGTGCGTTGCCTACCGCCGTGACGACCGCGATGCGGAGCGTCGCCCGGGAGCCGCTGACGGCCGTGACGTTGGCACGCCTCGGGACGCTCGCCGTCTACCGGCGTCTCCGTACCTGGAACCGGCTTCGGCAGGCGCATGATGAAGCGTAA
- a CDS encoding glycosyltransferase: MMKRKIRVLHLIDSLDLGGAQTLLLECLPRFDQDAYDFTLATFHANRRTVFLKRACQAGIHVTALSPYRILPLYAVTLPALLLSGAFDIVHCHLYASNWLGRPLARLLGVPVVVGHDHCFDAFRFRFPWRRMDAWSARFADVNFVISSSIIQRLVEDEGLEPARLALLPNGFAASPVAPRSSRSGVNRGERRGARADFRWIGAAGRLVGWKRFDRFLALAQALSTIDDRYRFVLAGDGPAAARLHAMAKRLGLDERVVWPGAVPALDGLFANVDAFVLTSDLEDVPMVLLEAFAQRVPTATMAVNAERRKLFCETLLLEPEATPERWAQDLDALLQDAPRLRRMTDEAHRSLAGRFSLDRQVSVIDAHYRRLITTRRPQREKAGTT, translated from the coding sequence ATGATGAAGCGTAAAATCCGCGTTCTGCATTTGATCGACAGCCTGGACCTCGGGGGTGCCCAGACGTTGTTACTGGAGTGCCTGCCGCGCTTCGATCAGGACGCCTATGATTTTACCCTCGCGACGTTTCATGCCAACCGGCGCACGGTTTTTCTCAAACGTGCCTGCCAGGCCGGGATCCACGTCACGGCGCTCTCCCCTTACCGAATCCTCCCGTTGTACGCGGTGACGTTGCCGGCCCTGCTGCTCAGCGGTGCTTTCGATATAGTCCACTGCCATCTGTATGCCTCAAACTGGTTGGGCAGACCGCTCGCACGCCTGCTGGGCGTTCCGGTCGTGGTCGGCCATGACCACTGCTTCGATGCGTTCCGGTTTCGCTTTCCCTGGCGACGGATGGACGCCTGGAGCGCCCGTTTTGCCGACGTTAATTTTGTGATCTCCTCATCCATCATACAACGGTTGGTGGAAGACGAGGGCCTCGAGCCAGCGCGGCTGGCGTTGCTGCCAAACGGGTTCGCCGCGTCGCCCGTCGCCCCTCGATCGAGCCGGTCCGGCGTAAACCGCGGCGAGCGGCGTGGGGCCCGCGCCGATTTCCGGTGGATAGGAGCAGCCGGACGTCTGGTCGGCTGGAAACGGTTCGACCGCTTTCTGGCCCTGGCGCAGGCGCTGTCGACCATCGATGACCGGTACCGGTTCGTCCTCGCCGGCGACGGACCGGCCGCAGCGCGACTGCACGCCATGGCAAAGCGGCTTGGTCTGGATGAACGCGTGGTGTGGCCCGGCGCGGTGCCGGCCTTGGACGGGCTGTTTGCCAACGTGGACGCCTTTGTCCTGACGTCAGATCTGGAAGACGTGCCGATGGTTTTGCTGGAGGCGTTTGCGCAGCGGGTCCCGACCGCAACGATGGCCGTGAATGCGGAACGCCGAAAACTTTTTTGCGAAACGTTGTTGCTTGAGCCGGAGGCAACCCCCGAACGATGGGCACAAGACTTGGATGCGCTTTTGCAGGACGCACCGCGACTCCGCCGGATGACCGACGAGGCGCACCGATCGTTAGCCGGCCGGTTCTCCCTTGATCGACAGGTGTCGGTGATTGATGCCCATTACCGGCGCCTCATCACCACACGGCGGCCGCAGCGAGAGAAAGCGGGCACGACGTAA
- a CDS encoding UDP-N-acetylglucosamine diphosphorylase has translation MFSVTDYLDLNQIEHRTLFDNSTQIWDALKQIGSYLQFRLRPGMHGRLLGQPYVGPAVFVGEGTVIENGATLKGPAWIGNNCEIRSGCYVRENVIVGDNVVMGNSCEFKNCIVFNAAQIPHFSYVGDSILGYKAHLGAGVILSNVKLDGTEIFVRAGSQVIATGLRKFGAIIGDRTEIGSNAVINPGSILGRDSMVYPLSRFSGVLPGNTILKSRQEVQPIPRA, from the coding sequence ATGTTCTCTGTTACGGATTATCTGGACCTTAATCAGATCGAACACCGGACGCTGTTCGATAACAGCACGCAAATCTGGGATGCCCTCAAACAAATCGGCAGTTACCTGCAGTTCCGCCTCAGGCCGGGCATGCACGGACGCCTGTTGGGCCAACCTTACGTCGGTCCGGCAGTGTTCGTCGGTGAAGGCACGGTGATTGAAAACGGCGCGACGTTGAAGGGGCCGGCCTGGATCGGCAACAACTGCGAGATCCGGAGCGGCTGTTACGTCCGTGAAAACGTTATCGTCGGAGATAACGTGGTTATGGGAAACTCATGCGAATTCAAAAACTGCATCGTGTTCAACGCGGCCCAGATCCCGCATTTCAGTTACGTGGGTGACTCCATCCTGGGCTATAAAGCGCACCTCGGTGCAGGCGTAATCCTCTCGAACGTGAAGCTGGACGGGACGGAAATTTTTGTTCGAGCCGGTTCACAGGTGATCGCCACCGGGCTGCGAAAGTTTGGCGCCATCATCGGCGATCGCACCGAGATCGGCTCCAATGCCGTCATCAATCCCGGATCGATTCTGGGCCGCGACAGCATGGTCTATCCGCTCAGCCGTTTCAGCGGCGTCCTGCCGGGCAACACGATTCTGAAGAGTCGCCAGGAGGTGCAGCCGATACCCCGGGCCTAA
- a CDS encoding cysteine--tRNA ligase: protein MAIQLYNTYTRELETFNPLDPAGKVVKIYTCGPTVYSFAHIGNFRAYLFEDLLQRHLEARGFRVHRVMNLTDVDDKTIRNSREAGVPLHEFTKKYIDAFFVDCEVLRIKRADDYPAATAPENIQRMIEMIQVLMDKDIAYQAEDRSIYFRINRDPDYGKLAHLNLDELRPSGRIQQDDYDKESIGDFALWKAWDEKDGDVWWESPWGRGRPGWHIECSAMATRLLGAELDIHCGGVDNIFPHHEAEIAQSECCTGKRFVRYWLHCAHLLVEGQKMSKSLGNFYTLRDLLNQGFTGRQVRYALLRVNYRLPLNFTQDSLVEARQSLLRIDEWRQRLADLAGSAGPDPRYAPDSAERFLAALDDDLNISAALAELFEQIRATNRAIDQKELGPAQAAALLREWETMNQVLQLQDDDAQIAPEVQTLLDARAAARRAKNWPESDALRDKIASLGWMVKDTKEGQKLTRVSGAT from the coding sequence ATGGCGATCCAGTTGTATAACACTTACACGCGCGAACTCGAGACCTTCAATCCGCTTGATCCGGCCGGTAAGGTCGTAAAGATCTACACGTGCGGGCCGACCGTCTATTCCTTCGCGCACATCGGCAATTTTCGCGCTTACCTCTTTGAGGACCTGCTGCAGCGCCACCTGGAGGCGCGCGGCTTTCGGGTGCACCGCGTGATGAACCTGACCGACGTCGACGATAAGACCATCCGCAACAGCCGCGAGGCCGGCGTGCCGCTTCACGAATTCACCAAAAAATACATCGACGCCTTTTTTGTCGATTGCGAGGTGCTCCGGATCAAACGGGCTGACGATTACCCGGCAGCAACCGCGCCGGAAAATATTCAGCGCATGATCGAGATGATCCAGGTGCTCATGGACAAGGACATCGCCTATCAGGCTGAAGACCGCTCAATCTATTTCCGGATCAATCGGGATCCGGACTACGGCAAACTGGCGCACCTGAACCTCGACGAACTCAGGCCTTCCGGACGCATTCAGCAGGACGACTATGACAAGGAGTCAATCGGCGACTTCGCTCTCTGGAAAGCATGGGACGAAAAAGACGGCGACGTCTGGTGGGAAAGCCCTTGGGGACGTGGCCGGCCCGGCTGGCACATCGAGTGCAGCGCGATGGCGACGCGCCTGCTTGGTGCTGAACTCGACATCCATTGCGGCGGCGTCGACAACATCTTTCCCCATCACGAAGCCGAGATCGCGCAGTCCGAGTGCTGCACCGGTAAGCGGTTTGTCCGGTACTGGCTGCACTGCGCGCACTTGCTGGTTGAAGGCCAGAAAATGTCGAAGTCGCTCGGTAACTTTTATACGTTGCGCGACCTGCTGAACCAGGGTTTCACCGGCCGCCAGGTTCGTTATGCCCTGCTGCGGGTAAATTATCGGTTGCCGCTTAATTTCACGCAGGACAGCCTCGTCGAAGCGCGCCAATCCCTTTTGCGGATCGACGAATGGCGCCAGCGCCTGGCCGATCTGGCCGGCTCGGCCGGTCCGGATCCTCGCTACGCGCCGGATAGCGCCGAACGTTTCCTGGCCGCGCTGGACGATGACCTAAACATTTCGGCGGCGCTGGCGGAATTGTTCGAACAGATCCGTGCCACCAATCGGGCCATCGACCAGAAAGAGTTAGGTCCGGCACAGGCCGCGGCACTCCTTCGTGAATGGGAAACGATGAACCAGGTCCTGCAGTTGCAGGACGACGACGCCCAGATCGCACCCGAAGTCCAGACCCTGCTGGATGCACGCGCAGCCGCGCGGCGCGCAAAAAACTGGCCTGAAAGCGACGCGCTGCGGGACAAGATCGCAAGCCTCGGCTGGATGGTCAAAGACACGAAAGAAGGCCAGAAACTCACCCGCGTGTCCGGCGCCACCTAA
- a CDS encoding 2-C-methyl-D-erythritol 2,4-cyclodiphosphate synthase, with amino-acid sequence MRVGFGYDIHRLVTGRKLVLGGVEIPHPRGLEGHSDADVLSHAIADALLGAIGERDIGYHFPNTDAAIKGMDSQEILQRVQAILAAKRFAIVNIDSTIVAEEPKIGPHLSTMRARLARTLYLPADAIGIKATTNEGLGALGRGEGIAAFAVAGVERVEPSVSPDAPRHVA; translated from the coding sequence ATGCGCGTCGGTTTCGGTTACGACATCCACCGGCTTGTGACCGGAAGAAAGCTGGTGCTCGGCGGGGTGGAGATCCCGCATCCGCGCGGCCTGGAAGGCCATTCTGATGCGGATGTGCTGAGCCATGCGATCGCGGACGCTTTGCTGGGCGCAATCGGCGAGCGCGACATCGGTTATCATTTTCCCAACACGGACGCTGCGATCAAAGGGATGGATAGCCAGGAAATCCTGCAACGCGTGCAGGCGATCCTTGCCGCAAAACGTTTTGCCATCGTCAACATCGACTCCACCATCGTGGCGGAAGAACCGAAGATCGGGCCGCACCTGTCAACGATGCGGGCGCGGCTGGCGCGAACGCTGTATTTGCCGGCGGACGCTATCGGCATCAAGGCAACGACCAACGAAGGCCTGGGTGCCCTCGGCCGCGGCGAAGGCATCGCCGCCTTTGCGGTGGCCGGCGTTGAACGGGTCGAACCGAGCGTGTCGCCCGATGCGCCGCGACACGTGGCGTGA